One Engystomops pustulosus chromosome 7, aEngPut4.maternal, whole genome shotgun sequence DNA window includes the following coding sequences:
- the PRPF39 gene encoding pre-mRNA-processing factor 39 — protein MMQDPKPDPSPVIQDSEEKAKPPAEASQSNKDILEVTAMEQSPEQDATSEVEEAAEPPEKVETEPEPPLPPEFDKYWKAVEANPEDFTTWTYLLHYIEQENHIYAVRRVFDLFLARYPYCYGYWKKYADLEKRYNNIMEADEVYRRGIQAITLSVDLWIHYLQFLKETLDPADPETLNTMRGTFEHAIMSAGLDFRSDKLWEMYINYEAEQGNLSGVTSIYSRLLGIPTQLYAHHFQRFKEHIQGHLPKVFLTPDKFIELRKELASVNHHSGSKMEYPSGLEDIADPAQRTTEVENMRHRIIEVHQEIFSLNENEVHKRWAFEEGIKRPYFHVKALEKVQINNWKEYLDFEIENGAHERVVILFERCVIACACYEEFWIKYAKYMENHSPEGARHVYNRACNIHLLRKPLAHLLWAAFEEQQGNIEDAKRILKTLEESVDGLAMVRLRRVNLERRHGNIKEAEELLTEAMKNAKTTHESSFYAIKLSRFYLKNLKNVVKAKKVLTDALQKDKENTRLYLNLIDLEFSGDVKQNEGNILVLFDKVIKSSLPLTTKITFSQRKVEFLEDFGSDINKLLTTYDEHQRLLREQEIQKRKAENGLEHPDAKRLHTEDGAVMAAPMAATATAAAAQPAYNYANWYQHYNYQNTWNYGQYYHPPST, from the exons ATGATGCAGGACCCAAAGCCAGATCCTAGTCCTGTGATACAGGATTCCGAGGAGAAAGCAAAGCCTCCTGCAGAGGCTTCACAGTCTAATAAAGACATTTTGGAAGTGACTGCAATGGAGCAGTCTCCAGAACAGGATGCTACCAGTGAAGTAGAGGAAGCAGCTGAACCCCCAGAGAAAGTAGAAACGGAGCCTGAGCCGCCTCTTCCGCCAGAATTTGACAAATATTGGAAAGCTGTTGAAGCAAATCCTGAGGATTTTACCACATGGACCTACTTGTTGCATTATATTGAACAAGAG aatCACATATATGCTGTCCGAAGAGTGTTTGACTTGTTCCTTGCACGTTATCCTTATTGTTATGGCTACTGGAAGAAGTATGCAGATTTGGAAAAGCGGTACAATAATATCATGGAGGCTGATGAG GTTTATCGAAGAGGAATACAAGCTATTACCTTAAGTGTTGACCTATGGATACATTATCTTCAGTTTCTAAAAGAAACTCTAGATCCTGCTGACCCAGAGACCCTGAACACTATGAGAGG GACATTTGAGCATGCCATCATGTCGGCAGGTTTAGACTTTCGTTCTGATAAGTTATGGGAAATGTATATTAACTATGAAGCCGAACAAGGAAATTTAAGTGGAGTAACCTCAATTTACAGCCGCCTTCTGGGAATTCCAACACAGCTCTATGCTCACCATTTCCAAAG GTTTAAAGAACACATACAAGGACATTTGCCAAAAGTATTTCTGACTCCGGATAAATTTATTGAGCTGCGGAAAGAGCTGGCTTCAGTAAATCATCACAGTGGATCTAAAATGGAATATCCTTCTGGCCTTGAGGACATAGCTGATCCAGCACAG CGTACGACAGAAGTAGAGAACATGAGACACAGAATCATTGAAGTTCATCAAGAAATCTTTAGCCTTAATGAAAATGAAGTTCACAAAAGATGGGCTTTTGAGGAAGGG ATTAAAAGACCCTACTTTCATGTGAAGGCTTTGGAGAAAGTGCAGATCAATAACTGGAAAGAGTATTTGGACTTTGAAATTGAGAATGGGGCTCACGAGCGAGTGGTCATACTCTTTGAAAGATGCGTCATAGCATGTGCTTGCTATGAGGAGTTCTGGATAAAG TATGCCAAGTATATGGAGAATCACAGTCCCGAAGGAGCAAGACATGTCTACAACAGAGCTTGTAATATCCATCTTCTGAGGAAGCCTTTAGCTCATTTATTATGGGCTGCATTTGAGGAGCAACAAG GTAACATTGAAGACGCAAAACGCATATTAAAAACGCTGGAAGAGTCTGTCGATGGTCTTGCAATGGTTCGGCTAAGAAGAGTAAACTTGGAGAGACGTCATGGGAATATTAAGGAGGCTGAGGAGCTCTTGACTGAGGCCATGAAAAACGCCAAAACTACACATGAATCTTCATTTTATGCAATAAAGCTTTCGCGCTTCTatttaaaaaatctgaaaaatgtgGTAAAGGCAAAGAAAGTGTTAACTGATGCTCTTCAGAAAGACAAA GAAAATACAAGGCTATATCTCAACTTAATTGATCTGGAATTTAGTGGGGATGTCAAACAGAATGAAGGCAACATCTTGGTTCTTTTTGATAAAGTAATAAAAAGCTCGTTGCCCCTGACTACAAAAATTACCTTCTCGCAGAGGAAAGTAGAGTTCTTGGAGGACTTCGGCTCTGACATCAATAA gtTGTTGACTACTTATGATGAACATCAGAGGCTTTTAAGAGAGCAAGAAATTCAGAAAAGGAAGGCAGAGAATGG gtTGGAACACCCGGATgctaagagactgcacacagaggATGGTGCGGTAATGGCTGCTCCAATGGCTGCTACAGCAACTGCAGCTGCTGCTCAGCCTGCATACAACTATGCAAACTGGTACCAG CATTACAACTACCAGAACACCTGGAATTATGGACAGTACTACCATCCTCCTTCCACATGA